In Phlebotomus papatasi isolate M1 chromosome 1, Ppap_2.1, whole genome shotgun sequence, the following proteins share a genomic window:
- the LOC129809811 gene encoding zonadhesin-like, with amino-acid sequence MRSIHHVDHFVKMIAPINAKDKPQVARRVASAKMDMFDIHQEDAYLLHLVHNTLVPAMKNGKSVVKPLTAKQFVDTREEIAMIAFNVQVASVEKATTVTRKRILASPTTNVHRKNLSVPREKCTSLVDIPKMNNASFTVGIITPRNANPDVTASMVIDCHKPCESGCFCIAGYKRIDGVCLQKSYCPPPKCQGPNEIYIPCGKSCYEDCSKTPKDCSYETCTSGCYCKPNYKRVNGECVPQDNCPPPECPVHEVYSSCGNPCYDECGKAKSDCQSGKCYAGCYCEKGFKRIDGVCVPESKCESSSTKCEGQNEIYKKCGKSCYEDCSKSQKDCRYETCYSGCFCKPRYKRVDGACVPEKECPPPECPPHEVYITCGNSCYDECGKTKSDCQGGKCYEGCYCQDGYKRIDGVCVPEFKCEPVIPKCQGQNEIYKKCGKTCYEDCSKTQKDCFYEACTSGCFCKPNFKRVDGSCVPEDECPPPECPANEVYITCGNSCYDECGKSKSDCQSGKCYEGCYCQDGYKRIDGVCVPKFKCEPLIPKCQAQNEIYKKCGKTCYEDCSKTQKDCFYETCFSGCFCKPNFKRVDGECVPQEECLSPECPVYEVYSTCGNSCYDECGKTKSDCQSDKCFAGCYCQKGFKRIDGVCVPEYKCGPPKCLLPNEVYKKCGRICDDQCDSVHFKCLRESCFSGCFCSEGYKRIGGACLPESTCPPAPCGPNEIYSKCGRKCDEECNIFNGPCKTELCYPGCFCQEGFTRINGSCVPESLCKCPYNERYAYSSECSEQCLATPKDCEGTLETFRCSCKDGFKRINGLCLDENLCQCSENEEYAYGNSCQEKCGVGPQECKGEACYKGCFCREGYRRVSGKCVAESQCPCGKYEEYNYGNDCYEECSKDPKLCRSVETYKKCTCIEGYKRIYGYCMPDTKCKCLVNEIVTYSNDCFEQCGTDPAKCAEQDTIRGCACRPGYVRINGQCVPDSECPCSFNEEYVVGNSCEEECNATPDSCKEVASYKRCSCRSGFKRIDGLCTEQFRCPCGKNEIYKFGNPCSEDCSKTAYYCDKEESYQGCFCKEGYKRINGKCVEYSACKCGSNEVFTYGNYCDESCDYTLTCDSSSTELRCVCLPFHKRIDGDCVHQSNCKCGENEEYRITEDGVSTCVCKDGFRKENRKCVPYNETNCGPNEIYSTSNECTEQCGTDPATCGTPVSQQRCLCQPGYVRIDGVCVPRSNCLCGANEEYTYSSECIERCEENEDTCKHEVQYERCTCLKSYKRIDGVCEPDINCECPENEHMRLLNECFEACGTDPRECARQDVVRGCTCDVDYVRVDGKCVPDVEACICPENEAYLRSNDCLDSCDKTIDDCANDLAYRRCGCIEGFKRIDGQCVNHTNCPCGENEEYGYGNECFETCGTDPIKCARLPTDKRCVCKKDHVRIDGDCVHISNCPCGENEEYTSSSKCIEQCGENEETCKDKREYRRCTCLATYKRIDGLCVPDTECGDCPENEVMAYMNDCLETCGTDPAECAQEPRVRKCFCVIGYERVDGKCVDSNIVCGTDCPKNEDYKLTSECHDWCNKTRSECDYEYRQYRQCGCKEGFKRFNGECLEDTNCPCPDNEEFGYGNECFETCGTDPLVCALLPTQKRCVCKEGHVRIGTDCVPYSECPCGENEQYRPSSECIEKCEEDEETCQDENQYWRCSCLDQYKRINEKCVPDTKCECPENEHMDNRNECFESCGTNPRECLLQPTTRRCFCDSDHVRIDGVCEPEVEHCTCPENEELRRTNDCLDSCDGTLSTCINEFTYLHCACIEGFRKIDGVCVNDTNCPCKENEVFDYGNECFETCGTDPLVCALLPTEKRCVCKADHVRIGEDCVPDSQCMCERFEEYTYGNECIEDCEMSNSDCRNEHSYKRCTCLNGHKRIGTACVPDTDCTCDTNEAYRYGSQCLEDCRNTPADCTQAECERGCFCAEGFKRFGETCLPEERCECGDNEEYRCDWDCNDDCEGLDMSCLLSPCTPGCYCVEGTRRINGECVDQNRCTCRRGNEVFTCGRRCAESCEDIPDCLSEPCVSGCYCRQEHHRRINNICRSMSACVILENTGKTLGHIEHRTNQTSYATKYGTRGHIVFKP; translated from the exons ATGAGGAGTATTCATCATGTGGACCACTTTGTGAAGATGATTGCTCCAATAAATGCCAAGGACAAGCCACAGGTTGCAAGAAGGGTTGCTTCTGCAAAAATGGATATGTTCGACATTCATCAGGAAGATGCATACCTATTGCATCTTGTTCAC AATACACTTGTCCCCGCAATGAAGAATGGAAAGAGTGTGGTGAAGCCCCTTACTGCGAAGCAATTTGTGGATACCAGGGAAGAAATTGCGATGATAGCATTCAATGTCCAGGTTGCTTCTGTCGAAAAGGCTACTACCGTCACCCGGAAACGTATTCTTGCGTCACCTACAACCAATGTCCATCGGAAGAACCTCAGTGTCCCGCGGGAGAAGTGTACAAGTCTTGTGGATATTCCAAAGATGAACAATGCCAGTTTTACGGTGGGGATTATTACTCCGAGAAATGCAAACCCGGATGTTACTGCATCAATGGTTAT CGACTGTCATAAACCTTGTGAATCGGGATGTTTTTGCATTGCTGGGTACAAGAGGATCGATGGTGTTTGTCTGCAAAAATCCTACTGTCCTCCGCCAAAGTGTCAAGGACCGAATGAGATATACATACCTTGTGGAAAATCTTGCTACGAAGATTGTTCGAAAACCCCAAAAGATTGTTCATACGAAACCTGCACCAGTGGTTGTTACTGTAAACCCAATTACAAAAGGGTTAATGGTGAATGCGTTCCACAAGACAACTGCCCACCACCGGAATGTCCGGTACATGAAGTCTACAGTTCTTGTGGAAACCCATGCTACGATGAATGTGGAAAAGCCAAGTCCGATTGTCAGAGTGGAAAGTGCTACGCAGGATGTTACTGTGAGAAAGGATTCAAGAGGATAGATGGTGTATGTGTCCCAGAGTCCAAATGCGAATCCTCAAGTACGAAATGTGAAGGTCAAAATGAGATCTACAAAAAGTGTGGAAAGAGTTGCTACGAGGACTGTTCGAAATCGCAGAAGGATTGCCGCTATGAAACCTGCTACTCGGGATGTTTCTGCAAACCCAGATACAAGAGAGTTGATGGAGCATGTGTTCCGGAAAAAGAGTGCCCACCTCCAGAATGTCCACCTCATGAAGTTTATATAACTTGTGGAAACTCTTGCTACGATGAATGTGGAAAGACCAAGTCTGATTGTCAGGGTGGAAAGTGCTACGAGGGGTGTTACTGCCAGGATGGGTACAAGAGAATAGATGGTGTTTGCGTTCCGGAGTTCAAATGCGAACCCGTAATTCCAAAATGTCAGGGACAAAATGAAATCTACAAAAAGTGTGGAAAGACTTGTTACGAAGACTGCTCAAAAACTCAGAAGGATTGCTTTTACGAAGCCTGTACCTCAGGGTGTTTCTGCAAACCGAATTTCAAGAGAGTTGATGGAAGTTGCGTTCCGGAAGATGAGTGTCCTCCTCCCGAATGTCCAGCAAATGAAGTTTATATAACTTGTGGAAACTCTTGCTACGATGAATGTGGAAAAAGTAAGTCGGACTGTCAGAGTGGAAAGTGCTACGAAGGGTGTTACTGCCAGGATGGATACAAAAGGATAGACGGTGTATGTGTTCCAAAGTTCAAATGCGAACCATTAATTCCAAAATGTCAAGCGCAAAATGAAATCTACAAAAAGTGTGGAAAGACCTGTTACgaagattgctcgaaaacgcagaAAGATTGCTTTTACGAAACCTGTTTCTCAGGATGTTTCTGCAAGCCTAATTTCAAAAGAGTTGATGGAGAATGTGTTCCACAGGAGGAATGCCTTTCACCGGAATGTCCGGTATATGAAGTCTACAGCACTTGTGGAAACTCTTGCTACGATGAATGTGGAAAGACCAAATCAGATTGTCAGAGTGACAAGTGCTTTGCTGGATGTTACTGTCAGAAAGGATTCAAAAGGATTGATGGCGTATGTGTCCCGGAATATAAATGTGGACCTCCGAAATGTCTGCTACCAAATGAGGTCTACAAGAAGTGTGGAAGGATCTGCGATGATCAATGTGACTCTGTACACTTCAAGTGTTTGAGGGAAAGTTGTTtttctgggtgtttctgttCGGAAGGATATAAAAGGATTGGAGGAGCATGCTTACCGGAGTCTACATGTCCGCCTGCGCCGTGTGGACCAAATGAAATATACTCCAAGTGTGGAAGGAAATGTGACGAAGAATGCAATATATTCAATGGTCCCTGCAAAACTGAACTCTGCTACCCAGGATGTTTCTGTCAGGAAGGATTTACTAGGATTAATGGATCTTGCGTACCAGAATCCCTGTGTAAATGTCCTTATAATGAGAGGTATGCTTACAGTAGTGAGTGTAGTGAACAGTGTTTGGCAACGCCAAAGGATTGTGAAGGAACATTGGAAACCTTCCGGTGCTCCTGCAAGGATGGATTTAAACGAATCAATGGTCTGTGTTTGGACGAAAATCTCTGTCAGTGTTCAGAAAATGAGGAATATGCTTACGGAAATTCTTGTCAAGAGAAATGTGGCGTCGGTCCACAAGAATGCAAGGGTGAAGCTTGCTACAAGGGTTGCTTCTGCAGAGAAGGATACCGCAGAGTAAGTGGAAAGTGTGTTGCGGAATCTCAATGTCCTTGTGGGAAATACGAAGAGTACAATTATGGAAATGACTGTTACGAAGAATGCTCAAAGGATCCAAAACTGTGCCGAAGTGTAGAAACCTACAAGAAATGCACCTGCATTGAAGGATACAAAAGGATTTACGGATACTGTATGCCAGATACCAAATGCAAATGCCTCGTCAATGAGATAGTAACTTACTCAAATGATTGTTTTGAGCAATGTGGAACGGATCCAGCAAAATGTGCTGAACAGGATACAATAAGAGGGTGCGCTTGCAGACCAGGGTACGTCCGAATAAATGGCCAGTGCGTTCCAGATAGTGAATGTCCTTGTTCATTTAATGAAGAGTACGTTGTGGGGAATTCATGCGAAGAAGAATGCAATGCTACTCCAGATAGTTGCAAGGAAGTGGCGTCCTATAAAAGATGCTCCTGCAGGAGTGGATTTAAAAGAATTGATGGCCTATGCACGGAACAATTCCGATGTCCTTGTGGGAAGaatgaaatttacaaatttggTAACCCTTGCAGTGAAGATTGTTCAAAGACTGCATACTACTGCGACAAAGAAGAATCCTACCAAGGATGTTTCTGCAAGGAAGGATACAAGAGGATCAATGGAAAGTGTGTGGAATATTCAGCTTGCAAATGTGGGAGTAATGAGGTGTTTACCTACGGGAATTATTGTGACGAATCATGTGACTATACTTTGACCTGTGATAGTTCGTCAACAGAACTCAGGTGCGTCTGTCTTCCATTCCACAAGAGGATCGACGGAGACTGTGTCCATCAATCGAACTGCAAATGTGGAGAAAATGAAGAGTATAGAATCACAGAGGATGGGGTAAGCACGTGTGTCTGTAAGGATGGATTCAGGAAGGAAAATCGTAAGTGTGTTCCTTACAATGAGACAAACTGCGGTCCAAATGAGATTTATTCCACATCAAACGAATGCACTGAACAATGTGGAACTGATCCAGCAACATGTGGTACGCCAGTTTCCCAACAAAGATGCCTCTGTCAACCAGGATACGTCAGGATAGATGGAGTTTGTGTTCCTCGTTCCAATTGTCTATGTGGAGCAAATGAAGAGTACACCTACTCCAGTGAATGTATCGAAAGATGTGAAGAAAATGAAGATACGTGCAAACACGAAGTTCAGTATGAGCGATGTACGTGTTTGAAGTCGTACAAGAGGATTGATGGGGTATGCGAACCAGATATAAACTGTGAATGCCCGGAAAATGAACACATGAGGCTTCTTAACGAATGTTTCGAAGCATGTGGAACAGATCCTCGTGAATGTGCACGTCAAGACGTGGTACGTGGGTGTACTTGTGACGTAGACTATGTAAGAGTAGATGGGAAATGTGTTCCTGATGTCGAAGCGTGCATTTGTCCGGAGAACGAAGCATACCTAAGATCAAATGACTGCCTAGATAGTTGCGACAAAACAATCGATGATTGCGCTAATGATTTAGCATATCGTAGATGCGGTTGCATAGAAGGCTTCAAAAGAATCGACGGCCAATGCGTAAATCATACCAACTGTCCTTGTGGAGAAAATGAAGAATACGGTTACGGAAATGAATGCTTCGAGACTTGTGGAACTGATCCAATTAAGTGTGCTAGATTACCAACCGACAAGCGTTGTGTTTGCAAAAAAGATCACGTAAGGATTGATGGAGACTGTGTTCATATCTCCAACTGTCCATGTGGAGAAAATGAAGAGTATACTtcctctagtaaatgcattgaGCAATGTGGAGAAAACGAGGAAACCTGCAAAGATAAGCGCGAGTATAGGCGATGTACATGTTTGGCAACGTATAAACGGATTGATGGACTATGCGTACCAGACACAGAATGCGGTGACTGTCCTGAGAATGAGGTAATGGCCTACATGAATGATTGCTTGGAGACATGTGGCACAGATCCCGCTGAATGTGCTCAGGAACCTAGAGTTCGCAAATGCTTTTGCGTGATCGGATACGAGAGGGTAGATGGCAAGTGCGTAGATTCAAATATAGTATGTGGTACTGATTGTCCGAAAAATGAAGATTATAAACTAACAAGTGAGTGCCATGATTGGTGCAATAAAACGAGATCGGAGTGTGATTATGAGTATAGGCAATACCGCCAATGCGGTTGCAAAGAAGGCTTCAAGAGATTCAATGGCGAATGCCTAGAAGATACCAACTGCCCTTGTCCGGATAATGAAGAATTCGGTTACGGAAATGAATGCTTCGAGACTTGTGGAACTGATCCTCTTGTTTGCGCATTACTTCCAACACAGAAGCGTTGTGTTTGCAAAGAAGGTCACGTGAGAATAGGGACGGACTGTGTCCCTTATAGCGAGTGTCCTTGCGGAGAAAACGAACAGTATAGGCCATCCAGTGAATGTATTGAGAAATGTGAAGAAGATGAAGAGACATGCCAGGATGAAAATCAGTATTGGCGATGTTCGTGTCTTGATCAATATAAGAGAATAAATGAGAAATGTGTACCAGATACAAAATGTGAATGTCCAGAAAATGAACATATGGATAATAGAAATGAATGCTTCGAATCATGTGGAACAAATCCTCGTGAATGCTTACTTCAACCGACGACTCGTAGATGCTTTTGTGACTCTGATCATGTAAGAATAGACGGTGTATGCGAACCTGAGGTGGAACATTGCACTTGTCCAGAAAACGAAGAACTTAGGAGAACAAATGATTGTTTGGATAGTTGCGATGGAACGCTCAGTACATGTATTAATGAATTTACATATCTACATTGCGCTTGCATAGAAGGCTTCAGAAAAATCGATGGTGTATGTGTAAATGATACCAACTGCCCCTGTAAGGAAAACGAAGTGTTCGATTACGGAAATGAATGCTTCGAGACTTGTGGAACTGATCCTCTCGTTTGTGCACTGCTTCCAACAGAGAAACGTTGTGTCTGCAAGGCAGATCATGTGAGAATCGGTGAAGATTGTGTTCCAGATTCGCAATGCATGTGCGAACGGTTCGAGGAATACACCTACGGAAATGAATGTATAGAAGATTGCGAGATGTCGAACTCGGACTGTAGAAATGAGCACTCTTACAAGAGATGCACATGCTTAAACGGGCACAAGAGAATAGGTACTGCATGCGTTCCAGATACCGATTGTACGTGCGATACCAATGAAGCCTACCGATATGGTAGCCAATGTTTAGAGGACTGTCGCAATACTCCTGCGGATTGTACCCAAGCCGAATGCGAACGGGGATGCTTCTGTGCTGAAGGATTCAAGAGATTCGGTGAAACCTGCCTACCCGAGGAGCGCTGTGAGTGCGGAGACAATGAAGAATACAGATGTGACTGGGACTGCAATGATGATTGTGAAGGATTGGACATGAGCTGTTTATTAAGTCCCTGTACGCCTGGATGCTACTGCGTAGAAGGAACCCGAAGGATCAATGGCGAATGCGTTGATCAGAACCGCTGTACTTGCCGAAGAGGAAATGAAGTGTTTACTTGTGGAAGGAGGTGCGCGGAAAGCTGTGAGGATATTCCGGATTGTTTAAGTGAACCATGTGTATCTGGATGCTACTGCAGACAAGAGCATCATCGAAGGATCAATAATATATGTCGCAGCATGAGTGCTTGCGTCATCCTTGAAAACACTGGTAAAACTTTGGGTCACATAGAACACCGTACCAATCAAACGTCTTATGCAACGAAATACGGTACTCGGGGTCATATAGTTTTTAAGCCATAA